One genomic window of Metopolophium dirhodum isolate CAU chromosome 4, ASM1992520v1, whole genome shotgun sequence includes the following:
- the LOC132942582 gene encoding transient receptor potential cation channel trpm isoform X1 gives MISKINKSKKRQARSWVEALFQKRDCVTFIPSSTDKTRCSCGLSLTFHCGGGSGSVQLDPDNPNEIWSSLKHTVVSATDAYGTIEFQGGPHPTKAQYVRLSHDTRPETILHLFNREWGLELPKLLITIQGGKANFEIQPKLKKVLRKGLLKAAKTTGAWVFTGGTNTGVTRQVGDALLLDSQRPGRVVSIGIAPWGIIENNHELIGHNKDVPYHSISSPRSKLAVLNNRHTYFLLVDDGTSGRYGAEIELRKKLEKYISIQKLHPSAHYSTPVVCLVIEGGTHTIRAVLEYVTDTPPVPVVICDGSGRAADLLAFTHRYAVDSGGQTVLENMKEYLLNTIQITFEVGQEKAERLYEELIECTRHKNMITIFRMSDGQEKSQELDQTILTALFKSQHLSPSEQLSLALTWNRVDIARSEIFVYGQEWPEGALEESMMQALEHDRIDFVKLLLENGVSMKKFLSISRLEELYNTKQGPTNTLGYILRDVRPHIPQGYMYTLHDIGLVINKLMGGAYRAQYTRRKFRTMYAQTRRLNNTHRNSASFTRYYGNNLTLGVLADSEHSEEESLFEYPFNELLIWTVLTKRQEMALLMWQHGEEALVKSLAACKLYKAMAHEAAEDDLETEIYDELRNYAKVFEDISLELLDYCYRQDDDQAQQMLTVELQNWSGQTCLSLAVAANHRALLAHPCSQIILADLWMGGLRTRKNTNIRILLGLLFPPYISRLEFKSRKELQSMPQTEEEHLYGLELEEENESVEGGVHRSHLNLVETNLDGASSVKDNETAENGTMLPSASIGGTIKHSDYEHKCVTPSYEYSAYDLKRQRPLPLRHKIIEFYTAPITKFLANSAAYFVFLVLFTYVVLVRMEQNPSWQELYVIAYICTFGCEKIREIVSSEPTSISDKFSVWAWNMWNPCDAAAIIFFLTGLCLRLQPSSQAIGRVMFCTDIIYWYLRILNILGVNKYLGPLVTMMGKMIKNMLYFVVLLLVVLMSFGVSRRSILYPDSDPEWILIREIFLQPYFMLYGEVYADQIYPGCDESAGMPNCQTGRWVTPLVMAMYLLVANILLINLLIAVFNNIFNDINAISHQVWMFQRFTVVMEYEQKPSLPPPLIFFCHVFLLAKYLCRKIQGIQETYDNGLKLFLGNEELEQLYDFEEECVEGYFREKDYKVQMSMEERIKMSLEKTENIQQKVDDINQKENLQNSSVQALEFRLHKIEDLMDQTLSTLGVIHRFMATQNGDQDSGSSSDNAQKRSNSYEPDFDSDPKILPISGRTRCISERSDLLSDISDALPSAYRRKKKYSFHEKRPPNFSDSNFLLSQFDGVPSFNDKTGLELYNYESRRMSVNSARTVDRKFDTESTLSPDLNSKEVDDIDSGDIDCKFDSGDPAIARSSIDRTIWVEPLIKVFPPTPNRQVYSSLLSPHCDHSPNRGNTPVPRTRHASEMSNPEIARYLEKEHLRDAEENDYHLMEGLIKQHKQKTSNTIDIPINAHNDHMIRLRTRTDIDPNEPLSNTTNTTESSTSYNPLNSMSSKNYD, from the exons atgatttcaaaaataaacaaatccaagaaa aggcAAGCTCGGAGTTGggttgaagcattatttcaaaaaagagATTGTGTAACTTTTATTCCATCCAGTACCGATAAGactag atGTAGTTGTGGGTTATCATTAACATTTCACTGTGGTGGAGGAAGTGGCTCTGTACAGTTAGACCCTGATAATCCTAATGAAATATGGTCTTCGTTAAAACATACCGTAGTTTCAGCAACAGATGCCTATGGAACAATTGAGTTTCAAGGTGGCCCACATCCTACCAAAGCACAG tacgTTAGATTGTCACATGACACTAGACCAGAAACAATACTTCACTTATTTAATCGAGAATGGGGTCTAGAACtaccaaaattattaataactattcaaGGAGGAAAAGCCAATTTCGAAATACAACCCAAATTGAAGAAGGTATTACGTAAAGGATTATTGAAAGCCGCTAAAACAACTGGTGCTTGGGTATTTACTGGAGGAACAAACActg gtgTTACTCGTCAAGTGGGAGATGCACTTTTGCTTGATTCACAACGCCCGGGTAGAGTTGTGTCTATAGGCATAGCGCCATGGGGTATTATCGAAAACAACCATGAGCTTATTGGTCATAATAAGGATGTTCCCTACCATTCTATATCATCACCTAGATCTAAATTAGCTGTGTTGAATAATAGGCATACATATTTCCTTTTGGTGGACGATGGCACATCGGGACGTTATGGTGCAGAAATTGAATTacgtaaaaaattggaaaaatatatttcaattcaaaaacTTCATCCAA gtGCACATTATAGTACTCCTGTTGTTTGTCTAGTGATTGAAGGAGGTACTCATACAATTAGAGCAGTGTTAGAATATGTTACAGATACTCCTCCAGTACCAGTGGTTATATGTGATGGTTCAGGCAGAGCAGCTGATCTATTAGCTTTCACACACAG ATATGCAGTAGACAGTGGCGGACAAACTGTTTTAGAAAATATGAAAGAATATCTATTAAATACCatacaaattacatttgaaGTCGGGCAAGAGAAAGCTGAACGTTTATATGAAGAACTCATCGAGTGTACAAGGCATAAAAATATg ATCACTATTTTTCGAATGAGTGATGGACAAGAAAAGTCACAGGAATTAGATCAAACTATATTAACTGCATTATTTAAAAGTCAACATTTATCTCCATCAGAACAGTTAAGTTTAGCATTGACTTGGAATCGTGTAGACATAGCTAGAtctgaaatatttgtttatggaCAAGAATGGCCAGAAG GTGCTTTAGAAGAATCTATGATGCAAGCTTTAGAACATGACCGGAttgattttgtaaaattgttgtTAGAAAATGGTGTTAGTATGAagaaatttttatcaatttctagGCTTGAAGAGTTATACAATACT aaACAAGGACCAACAAATACATTAGGATATATATTACGGGATGTTCGACCTCATATCCCTCAaggttatatgtatacattgcaTGACATTggattagtaattaataaattaatgggTGGTGCATACAG AGCTCAATACACCAGACGTAAATTTCGTACAATGTATGCCCAAACACGCCGTTTGAACAATACGCACAGAAACAGTGCTTCATTTACACGTTACTATGGAAACAATTTAACATTGGGTGTTTTAGCCGACTCTGAACATTCTGAAGAGGAATCTCTTTTTGAATATCCATTTAATGAGTTATTA atttgGACTGTGTTAACTAAGCGTCAAGAGATGGCATTATTAATGTGGCAGCATGGAGAAGAAGCATTAGTTAAATCACTTGCTGCCTGTAAGCTTTATAAAGCCATGGCACACGAAGCAGCAGAAGATGATTTAGAGACAGAAATATATGATGAATTACGAAATTATGCCAAAGTGTTTGAAGATATCT cacTTGAGTTATTGGATTATTGCTATCGTCAAGATGATGACCAAGCCCAACAAATGCTTACGGTTGAACTGCAAAATTGGAGTGGTCAAACTTGTCTTAGCTTAGCGGTAGCTGCAAATCATAGGGCTTTGCTTGCTCACCCTTGTAGCCAAATCATACTCGCTGATCTATGGATGGGAGGTCTAAGGACAAGAAAAAATACCAACATCAgg aTTTTATTAGGATTGCTATTTCCACCATATATATCCAGGCTGGAATTTAAATCTCGAAAAGAATTGCAGTCAATGCCACAAACTGAAGAAGAACATTTATACGGATTGGAATTAGAAGAAGAAAATGAAAGTGTGGAAGGAGGTGTACATCGGTCACACTTAAATCTTGTGGAGACAAATTTAGAT ggTGCATCATCTGTCAAAGATAATGAAACAGCTGAAAATGGTACGATGTTGCCAAGTGCTTCAATAGGAGGTACAATTAAACATTCTGATTATGAACATAAATGTGTAACTCCATCATACGAATATAGTGCTTATGATTTAAAGCGGCAGCGGCCATTGCCTTTGCGGCACAAGATCATTGAATTTTACACTGCACCAATAACAAAGTTTTTAGCAAATTCT GCCGCATATTTTGTCTTTTTGGTTCTTTTCACATATGTGGTTCTTGTCCGTATGGAACAAAATCCATCTTGGCAAGAATTGTATGTAATTGCTTATATATGCACATTTGGTTGTGAAAAAATTAGAGAAATTGTTTCTTCTGAACCTACCAGCAtcag tgatAAATTCTCTGTTTGGGCATGGAATATGTGGAATCCATGTGATGCTGcagcaattatttttttcttaactggACTTTGTTTAAGGTTACAACCATCATCACAGGCCATTGGAAGAGTTATGTTCTGCAcagatattatttattggtatttgcGAATCCTGAATATACTTGGTGTTAACAAATATCTTG GTCCACTAGTTACAATGATgggtaaaatgataaaaaatatgctGTACTTCGTAGTACTTTTACTTGTAGTACTTATGAGCTTTGGAGTAAGCAGACGGTCAATTTTGTACCCTGACTCTGATCCTGAATGGATTTTAATCCGAGAAATATTCTTACAaccatattttatgttatatggAGAG gtgtaTGCTGATCAAATATATCCAGGGTGTGATGAATCAGCTGGCATGCCAAACTGCCAAACTGGTAGATGGGTTACACCATTAGTAATGGCTATGTACTTATTAGTTgccaatattttacttattaatctCTTGATTGCGGttttcaacaacatttttaatgatatcaATGCTATATCTCATcag gtatgGATGTTCCAGAGATTTACAGTTGTTATGGAGTATGAACAAAAGCCATCTCTCCCGCcgcctttaatttttttttgtcatgtttTCCTATTAGCAAAGTATCTTTGTCGCAAAATTCAAGGCATTCAAGAGACTTATGACAATGGCTTGAAGTTATTTTTGGGTAATGAGGAATTAGAACAGCTTTACGATTTTGAAGAGGAGTGTGTTGAGGGATATTTTCGTGAAAAAGattacaaagttcaaatgtCTATGGAAGAAAGAATTAAGATGTCTTTAGAAAAAACTGAAAACATACAACAAAAAGTAGATGATATAAACCAGAAGGAAAACTTACAAAACTCATCAGTACaa gcATTAGAATTTCGACTTCACAAAATAGAAGACTTAATGGACCAAACATTGTCCACTTTAGGTGTAATACATCGATTCATGGCTACACAAAATGGTGACCAAGATAGTGGTAGTAGCAGCGACAATGCTCAGAAAAGAAGTAATTCTTATGAACCAGACTTTGATTCTGATCCAAAAATTCTTCCTATATCAGGTAGAACAAGATGTATTAGTGAACGATCAGATTTATTATCAGATATTTCAGATGCATTACCGTCTGCTTATcgcagaaaaaaaaagtattcatttCATGAAAAACGTCCACCAAATTTCTCCGATAGCAACTTTTTACTGTCACAATTTGATGGTGTACCATCTTTTAATGATAAAACGGGCCTAGAATTGTACAATTATGAAAGCCGCCGGATGTCAGTCAATTCAGCAAGAACAGTAGATAGAAAATTTGATACTGAAAGTACTTTATCACCAGATTTGAACAGCAAAGAAGTGGATGATATAGATAGCGGCGATATTGATTGCAAATTTGATAGTGGTGATCCAGCTATTGCTAGATCAAGTATAGATAGAACAATCTGGGTAGAGCCACTCATCAAAGTGTTTCCTCCAACACCTAACAGACAAGTTTActctag CTTATTATCTCCACACTGTGACCATTCACCAAATCGAGGGAATACACCGGTACCCCGTACCAGACATGCATCAGAGATGTCAAACCCAGAAATTGCTAGATACCTGGAAAAAGAGCATCTAAGAGATGCAGAGGAAAATGATTACCATCTGATGGAAGGCTTGATAAAACAACATAAACAGAAGACTTCAAATACAATTGACATACCTATCAATGCCCATAACGATCAC ATGATCCGTCTACGAACACGTACAGATATAGATCCAAATGAACCACTTTCCAACACTACAAATACAACGGAAAGCTCAACATCCTATAATCCGCTCAATAGCATGTCTtccaaaaattatgattaa
- the LOC132942582 gene encoding transient receptor potential cation channel trpm isoform X2, with product MISKINKSKKRQARSWVEALFQKRDCVTFIPSSTDKTRCSCGLSLTFHCGGGSGSVQLDPDNPNEIWSSLKHTVVSATDAYGTIEFQGGPHPTKAQYVRLSHDTRPETILHLFNREWGLELPKLLITIQGGKANFEIQPKLKKVLRKGLLKAAKTTGAWVFTGGTNTGVTRQVGDALLLDSQRPGRVVSIGIAPWGIIENNHELIGHNKDVPYHSISSPRSKLAVLNNRHTYFLLVDDGTSGRYGAEIELRKKLEKYISIQKLHPSAHYSTPVVCLVIEGGTHTIRAVLEYVTDTPPVPVVICDGSGRAADLLAFTHRYAVDSGGQTVLENMKEYLLNTIQITFEVGQEKAERLYEELIECTRHKNMITIFRMSDGQEKSQELDQTILTALFKSQHLSPSEQLSLALTWNRVDIARSEIFVYGQEWPEGALEESMMQALEHDRIDFVKLLLENGVSMKKFLSISRLEELYNTKQGPTNTLGYILRDVRPHIPQGYMYTLHDIGLVINKLMGGAYRAQYTRRKFRTMYAQTRRLNNTHRNSASFTRYYGNNLTLGVLADSEHSEEESLFEYPFNELLIWTVLTKRQEMALLMWQHGEEALVKSLAACKLYKAMAHEAAEDDLETEIYDELRNYAKVFEDISLELLDYCYRQDDDQAQQMLTVELQNWSGQTCLSLAVAANHRALLAHPCSQIILADLWMGGLRTRKNTNIRILLGLLFPPYISRLEFKSRKELQSMPQTEEEHLYGLELEEENESVEGGVHRSHLNLVETNLDGASSVKDNETAENGTMLPSASIGGTIKHSDYEHKCVTPSYEYSAYDLKRQRPLPLRHKIIEFYTAPITKFLANSAAYFVFLVLFTYVVLVRMEQNPSWQELYVIAYICTFGCEKIREIVSSEPTSIRLQPSSQAIGRVMFCTDIIYWYLRILNILGVNKYLGPLVTMMGKMIKNMLYFVVLLLVVLMSFGVSRRSILYPDSDPEWILIREIFLQPYFMLYGEVYADQIYPGCDESAGMPNCQTGRWVTPLVMAMYLLVANILLINLLIAVFNNIFNDINAISHQVWMFQRFTVVMEYEQKPSLPPPLIFFCHVFLLAKYLCRKIQGIQETYDNGLKLFLGNEELEQLYDFEEECVEGYFREKDYKVQMSMEERIKMSLEKTENIQQKVDDINQKENLQNSSVQALEFRLHKIEDLMDQTLSTLGVIHRFMATQNGDQDSGSSSDNAQKRSNSYEPDFDSDPKILPISGRTRCISERSDLLSDISDALPSAYRRKKKYSFHEKRPPNFSDSNFLLSQFDGVPSFNDKTGLELYNYESRRMSVNSARTVDRKFDTESTLSPDLNSKEVDDIDSGDIDCKFDSGDPAIARSSIDRTIWVEPLIKVFPPTPNRQVYSSLLSPHCDHSPNRGNTPVPRTRHASEMSNPEIARYLEKEHLRDAEENDYHLMEGLIKQHKQKTSNTIDIPINAHNDHMIRLRTRTDIDPNEPLSNTTNTTESSTSYNPLNSMSSKNYD from the exons atgatttcaaaaataaacaaatccaagaaa aggcAAGCTCGGAGTTGggttgaagcattatttcaaaaaagagATTGTGTAACTTTTATTCCATCCAGTACCGATAAGactag atGTAGTTGTGGGTTATCATTAACATTTCACTGTGGTGGAGGAAGTGGCTCTGTACAGTTAGACCCTGATAATCCTAATGAAATATGGTCTTCGTTAAAACATACCGTAGTTTCAGCAACAGATGCCTATGGAACAATTGAGTTTCAAGGTGGCCCACATCCTACCAAAGCACAG tacgTTAGATTGTCACATGACACTAGACCAGAAACAATACTTCACTTATTTAATCGAGAATGGGGTCTAGAACtaccaaaattattaataactattcaaGGAGGAAAAGCCAATTTCGAAATACAACCCAAATTGAAGAAGGTATTACGTAAAGGATTATTGAAAGCCGCTAAAACAACTGGTGCTTGGGTATTTACTGGAGGAACAAACActg gtgTTACTCGTCAAGTGGGAGATGCACTTTTGCTTGATTCACAACGCCCGGGTAGAGTTGTGTCTATAGGCATAGCGCCATGGGGTATTATCGAAAACAACCATGAGCTTATTGGTCATAATAAGGATGTTCCCTACCATTCTATATCATCACCTAGATCTAAATTAGCTGTGTTGAATAATAGGCATACATATTTCCTTTTGGTGGACGATGGCACATCGGGACGTTATGGTGCAGAAATTGAATTacgtaaaaaattggaaaaatatatttcaattcaaaaacTTCATCCAA gtGCACATTATAGTACTCCTGTTGTTTGTCTAGTGATTGAAGGAGGTACTCATACAATTAGAGCAGTGTTAGAATATGTTACAGATACTCCTCCAGTACCAGTGGTTATATGTGATGGTTCAGGCAGAGCAGCTGATCTATTAGCTTTCACACACAG ATATGCAGTAGACAGTGGCGGACAAACTGTTTTAGAAAATATGAAAGAATATCTATTAAATACCatacaaattacatttgaaGTCGGGCAAGAGAAAGCTGAACGTTTATATGAAGAACTCATCGAGTGTACAAGGCATAAAAATATg ATCACTATTTTTCGAATGAGTGATGGACAAGAAAAGTCACAGGAATTAGATCAAACTATATTAACTGCATTATTTAAAAGTCAACATTTATCTCCATCAGAACAGTTAAGTTTAGCATTGACTTGGAATCGTGTAGACATAGCTAGAtctgaaatatttgtttatggaCAAGAATGGCCAGAAG GTGCTTTAGAAGAATCTATGATGCAAGCTTTAGAACATGACCGGAttgattttgtaaaattgttgtTAGAAAATGGTGTTAGTATGAagaaatttttatcaatttctagGCTTGAAGAGTTATACAATACT aaACAAGGACCAACAAATACATTAGGATATATATTACGGGATGTTCGACCTCATATCCCTCAaggttatatgtatacattgcaTGACATTggattagtaattaataaattaatgggTGGTGCATACAG AGCTCAATACACCAGACGTAAATTTCGTACAATGTATGCCCAAACACGCCGTTTGAACAATACGCACAGAAACAGTGCTTCATTTACACGTTACTATGGAAACAATTTAACATTGGGTGTTTTAGCCGACTCTGAACATTCTGAAGAGGAATCTCTTTTTGAATATCCATTTAATGAGTTATTA atttgGACTGTGTTAACTAAGCGTCAAGAGATGGCATTATTAATGTGGCAGCATGGAGAAGAAGCATTAGTTAAATCACTTGCTGCCTGTAAGCTTTATAAAGCCATGGCACACGAAGCAGCAGAAGATGATTTAGAGACAGAAATATATGATGAATTACGAAATTATGCCAAAGTGTTTGAAGATATCT cacTTGAGTTATTGGATTATTGCTATCGTCAAGATGATGACCAAGCCCAACAAATGCTTACGGTTGAACTGCAAAATTGGAGTGGTCAAACTTGTCTTAGCTTAGCGGTAGCTGCAAATCATAGGGCTTTGCTTGCTCACCCTTGTAGCCAAATCATACTCGCTGATCTATGGATGGGAGGTCTAAGGACAAGAAAAAATACCAACATCAgg aTTTTATTAGGATTGCTATTTCCACCATATATATCCAGGCTGGAATTTAAATCTCGAAAAGAATTGCAGTCAATGCCACAAACTGAAGAAGAACATTTATACGGATTGGAATTAGAAGAAGAAAATGAAAGTGTGGAAGGAGGTGTACATCGGTCACACTTAAATCTTGTGGAGACAAATTTAGAT ggTGCATCATCTGTCAAAGATAATGAAACAGCTGAAAATGGTACGATGTTGCCAAGTGCTTCAATAGGAGGTACAATTAAACATTCTGATTATGAACATAAATGTGTAACTCCATCATACGAATATAGTGCTTATGATTTAAAGCGGCAGCGGCCATTGCCTTTGCGGCACAAGATCATTGAATTTTACACTGCACCAATAACAAAGTTTTTAGCAAATTCT GCCGCATATTTTGTCTTTTTGGTTCTTTTCACATATGTGGTTCTTGTCCGTATGGAACAAAATCCATCTTGGCAAGAATTGTATGTAATTGCTTATATATGCACATTTGGTTGTGAAAAAATTAGAGAAATTGTTTCTTCTGAACCTACCAGCAtcag GTTACAACCATCATCACAGGCCATTGGAAGAGTTATGTTCTGCAcagatattatttattggtatttgcGAATCCTGAATATACTTGGTGTTAACAAATATCTTG GTCCACTAGTTACAATGATgggtaaaatgataaaaaatatgctGTACTTCGTAGTACTTTTACTTGTAGTACTTATGAGCTTTGGAGTAAGCAGACGGTCAATTTTGTACCCTGACTCTGATCCTGAATGGATTTTAATCCGAGAAATATTCTTACAaccatattttatgttatatggAGAG gtgtaTGCTGATCAAATATATCCAGGGTGTGATGAATCAGCTGGCATGCCAAACTGCCAAACTGGTAGATGGGTTACACCATTAGTAATGGCTATGTACTTATTAGTTgccaatattttacttattaatctCTTGATTGCGGttttcaacaacatttttaatgatatcaATGCTATATCTCATcag gtatgGATGTTCCAGAGATTTACAGTTGTTATGGAGTATGAACAAAAGCCATCTCTCCCGCcgcctttaatttttttttgtcatgtttTCCTATTAGCAAAGTATCTTTGTCGCAAAATTCAAGGCATTCAAGAGACTTATGACAATGGCTTGAAGTTATTTTTGGGTAATGAGGAATTAGAACAGCTTTACGATTTTGAAGAGGAGTGTGTTGAGGGATATTTTCGTGAAAAAGattacaaagttcaaatgtCTATGGAAGAAAGAATTAAGATGTCTTTAGAAAAAACTGAAAACATACAACAAAAAGTAGATGATATAAACCAGAAGGAAAACTTACAAAACTCATCAGTACaa gcATTAGAATTTCGACTTCACAAAATAGAAGACTTAATGGACCAAACATTGTCCACTTTAGGTGTAATACATCGATTCATGGCTACACAAAATGGTGACCAAGATAGTGGTAGTAGCAGCGACAATGCTCAGAAAAGAAGTAATTCTTATGAACCAGACTTTGATTCTGATCCAAAAATTCTTCCTATATCAGGTAGAACAAGATGTATTAGTGAACGATCAGATTTATTATCAGATATTTCAGATGCATTACCGTCTGCTTATcgcagaaaaaaaaagtattcatttCATGAAAAACGTCCACCAAATTTCTCCGATAGCAACTTTTTACTGTCACAATTTGATGGTGTACCATCTTTTAATGATAAAACGGGCCTAGAATTGTACAATTATGAAAGCCGCCGGATGTCAGTCAATTCAGCAAGAACAGTAGATAGAAAATTTGATACTGAAAGTACTTTATCACCAGATTTGAACAGCAAAGAAGTGGATGATATAGATAGCGGCGATATTGATTGCAAATTTGATAGTGGTGATCCAGCTATTGCTAGATCAAGTATAGATAGAACAATCTGGGTAGAGCCACTCATCAAAGTGTTTCCTCCAACACCTAACAGACAAGTTTActctag CTTATTATCTCCACACTGTGACCATTCACCAAATCGAGGGAATACACCGGTACCCCGTACCAGACATGCATCAGAGATGTCAAACCCAGAAATTGCTAGATACCTGGAAAAAGAGCATCTAAGAGATGCAGAGGAAAATGATTACCATCTGATGGAAGGCTTGATAAAACAACATAAACAGAAGACTTCAAATACAATTGACATACCTATCAATGCCCATAACGATCAC ATGATCCGTCTACGAACACGTACAGATATAGATCCAAATGAACCACTTTCCAACACTACAAATACAACGGAAAGCTCAACATCCTATAATCCGCTCAATAGCATGTCTtccaaaaattatgattaa